The proteins below come from a single Sorghum bicolor cultivar BTx623 chromosome 4, Sorghum_bicolor_NCBIv3, whole genome shotgun sequence genomic window:
- the LOC8066201 gene encoding ethylene-responsive transcription factor ERF053, producing MEPVGGDGGGGGGRGRGRGRGGWKGKGVSGSGSAAAGRQLAPVLEDAPAAALLRPLKKIRSPDRRLNRSLSSLSSAPPSPDSSSVSNPLSPQSTRHIFPFAYDQAPAASTAAAAAASTAGSPRLLPLLQYSSVFQQPLPPQPQQHQHQQIISFGSSELPQQQFGAAAAAPLFPPHLLAPEVQQQMLLRYWSEALNLSPRGFRGGGAVPPALYQQLLMRASGPPTKLYRGVRQRHWGKWVAEIRLPRNRTRLWLGTFDTAEDAAMAYDREAFKLRGENAKLNFPDLFLGKGRVGGSGRTSASAAASCSSSSSSAPPTPDENHTKQAQQQHDGGQQPCNSEAKPLLPETEQAKSSEPEPNPQLQSADHQGGDGNTVMFQPSSVASGGVWGPADEAWFSAWGPGSSVWDYDMDNAHGLFLQSRFASEATSMDYVSSTPEAPAAPVAGTAMASAASLPPPPPPRSPTYMWKD from the coding sequence ATGGAGCCGGTGGgcggggacggcggcggcggtggaggccgcgggcgcgggcgcgggaggGGCGGATGGAAGGGGAAGGGCGTGAGCGGCTCGGGCTCCGCCGCCGCGGGGAGGCAGCTGGCGCCAGTTTTAGAAGACGCGCCGGCGGCCGCATTGCTCCGGCCCCTGAAGAAGATCCGCAGCCCGGATCGCCGCCTCAACCGCTCCCTGTCCTCGCTCTCGTCGGCTCCGCCTTCCCCTGACTCGTCCTCTGTTTCCAACCCCTTGTCGCCGCAATCGACGCGACACATATTTCCGTTCGCGTACGATCAGGCTCCGGCGGCATccacggcagcggcggcggcggcgtccacaGCCGGGTCGCCAAGGCTCCTGCCGCTGCTGCAATACTCCAGCGTGTTCCAGCAGCCTCTGCCACCGCAGCCGCAGCAGCATCAGCATCAGCAGATAATTTCGTTCGGAAGCAGCGAGCTGCCGCAGCAACAGttcggggcggcggcggcggctcctcTGTTCCCGCCGCATCTCCTGGCGCCGGAGGTGCAGCAGCAAATGCTGCTGCGCTACTGGAGCGAGGCGCTGAACCTGAGCCCCCGCGGGTTCCGCGGCGGCGGGGCCGTGCCGCCGGCGCTGTACCAGCAGCTGTTGATGCGCGCGTCGGGCCCGCCCACCAAGCTCTACCGCGGCGTGCGGCAGCGCCACTGGGGCAAGTGGGTGGCGGAGATCCGCCTCCCGCGGAACCGCACGCGCCTGTGGCTCGGCACCTTCGACACCGCCGAGGACGCCGCCATGGCGTACGACCGCGAGGCCTTCAAGCTCCGCGGCGAGAACGCCAAGCTCAACTTCCCCGACCTGTTCCTCGGCAAGGGCCGCGTCGGCGGGAGTGGGCGCACCAGCGCCAGCGCGGCGGCGTCgtgctcctcctcttcctcgtctGCTCCGCCGACGCCCGACGAGAATCACACGAAGCAAGCTCAGCAGCAGCATGACGGTGGACAGCAGCCGTGCAACAGCGAAGCGAAGCCTCTGCTCCCGGAAACAGAGCAGGCCAAGAGCTCGGAACCCGAGCCAAATCCTCAGCTCCAGTCGGCCGATCACCAAGGCGGTGACGGCAACACGGTCATGTTCCAGCCGTCGTCGGTGGCGTCGGGCGGCGTGTGGGGTCCGGCCGACGAGGCGTGGTTCAGCGCCTGGGGCCCGGGCAGCTCCGTGTGGGACTACGACATGGACAACGcccacggcctcttcctccaGTCTCGCTTCGCCAGTGAGGCGACCAgcatggactacgtgtccagcACGCCGGAAGCCCCGGCGGCACCGGTAGCAGGGACCGCCATGGCCTCTGCTGCctcccttcctcctcctcctcctccccgcaGTCCAACCTACATGTGGAAGGACTGA
- the LOC8066199 gene encoding ALG-2 interacting protein X isoform X2 — protein sequence MLHSYLGLHWYTSRKAQFGPVISADGRISTEQVHLHESVRGVRPIMSRPPSPMLSVPEKKTAAAELFRDRHFFGAASFSEIRDARAVVAVPNPQAQPPASRRALLLRYHRLLFSARDDPCAFDETLSFAWHDAFRPHLKHAAASLRFEKAALVFNVGAAASRIAAAVSRATEEGVRAACGEFQRAAGAFRAVGEMMEEEEATTVDMSSQASAMLERLMLAQAQECCFERALAAGRSPPVCSKVARQEIGFGFAFFIARHNHWYPALGGSCVLGLLAPFAFWNASAMSRIGWSYLPTPGFMTCFTSVFSSHIGAHDASASSHAPWPALAPTGAGDPCSTTFGAFGMS from the exons ATGCTGCACTCGTATTTGGGCCTTCATTGGTATACAAGTCGTAAAGCTCAATTCGGCCCGGTTATAAGCGCTGACGGGAGAATCTCAACTGAACAAGTCCACCTCCACGAGTCCGTTCGTGGCGTCAGGCCAATCATGTCGCGGCCGCCGTCGCCGATGCTCTCGGTCCCGGAGAAGaagaccgccgccgccgagctcttCCGCGACCGCCACTTCTTCGGCGCCGCCTCCTTCTCCGAAATCCGCGACGCCCGCGCCGTCGTCGCCGTCCCGAACCCGCAGGCGCAGCCACCGGCCTCCCGCCgcgccctcctcctccgctACCACCGGCTCCTCTTCTCCGCGCGCGACGACCCCTGCGCCTTCGACGAGACGCTGTCCTTCGCCTGGCACGACGCCTTCCGCCCCCACCTTAAGCACGCCGCCGCCTCCCTCCGCTTCGAGAAGGCCGCCCTCGTGTTCAACGTCGGCGCGGCCGCCTCGAGGATCGCGGCGGCCGTGAGCCGCGCCACGGAGGAAGGGGTGAGGGCGGCGTGCGGAGAGTTCCAGCGCGCCGCGGGGGCGTTCCGCGCGGTGGGGGAGATGATGGAAGAGGAAGAGGCGACGACGGTGGATATGAGTTCTCAGGCCTCGGCGATGCTGGAGCGCCTCATGCTCGCGCAGGCGCAGGAGTGCTGTTTTGAGCGCGCTCTCGCCGCGGGGAGATCACCGCCGGTGTGCTCCAAAGTGGCTAGGCAG GAGATTGGGTTTGGCTTCGCCTTCTTCATCGCCCGGCACAATCACTGGTACCCGGCCCTCGGGGGAAGCTGCGTCCTCGGTTTGCTGGCCCCTTTCGCGTTCTGGAACGCGTCGGCGATGTCGCGTATCGGTTGGAGCTACCTGCCGACGCCCGGATTCATGACCTGTTTCACGTCGGTGTTCTCAAGCCATATCGGCGCCCACGACGCCTCCGCTTCCTCCCATGCGCCATGGCCGGCTCTTGCTCCAACCGGCGCGGGCGATCCGTGCTCAACTACGTTTGGGGCGTTTGGCATGTCCTGA
- the LOC8066199 gene encoding ALG-2 interacting protein X isoform X1, with amino-acid sequence MLHSYLGLHWYTSRKAQFGPVISADGRISTEQVHLHESVRGVRPIMSRPPSPMLSVPEKKTAAAELFRDRHFFGAASFSEIRDARAVVAVPNPQAQPPASRRALLLRYHRLLFSARDDPCAFDETLSFAWHDAFRPHLKHAAASLRFEKAALVFNVGAAASRIAAAVSRATEEGVRAACGEFQRAAGAFRAVGEMMEEEEATTVDMSSQASAMLERLMLAQAQECCFERALAAGRSPPVCSKVARQAALYYEEAYAALVAPPLQNHFERSWVSHVQLKAALFNAEACYRYSIELHGKTEIGEEISRLQVGIKALVDAKRTARGAPGPLYDYAFRLEQDMNKSMETAKEENYRVYLFRIPAAESLASLPAASLVRSASLSEILDPKTESSTQSP; translated from the exons ATGCTGCACTCGTATTTGGGCCTTCATTGGTATACAAGTCGTAAAGCTCAATTCGGCCCGGTTATAAGCGCTGACGGGAGAATCTCAACTGAACAAGTCCACCTCCACGAGTCCGTTCGTGGCGTCAGGCCAATCATGTCGCGGCCGCCGTCGCCGATGCTCTCGGTCCCGGAGAAGaagaccgccgccgccgagctcttCCGCGACCGCCACTTCTTCGGCGCCGCCTCCTTCTCCGAAATCCGCGACGCCCGCGCCGTCGTCGCCGTCCCGAACCCGCAGGCGCAGCCACCGGCCTCCCGCCgcgccctcctcctccgctACCACCGGCTCCTCTTCTCCGCGCGCGACGACCCCTGCGCCTTCGACGAGACGCTGTCCTTCGCCTGGCACGACGCCTTCCGCCCCCACCTTAAGCACGCCGCCGCCTCCCTCCGCTTCGAGAAGGCCGCCCTCGTGTTCAACGTCGGCGCGGCCGCCTCGAGGATCGCGGCGGCCGTGAGCCGCGCCACGGAGGAAGGGGTGAGGGCGGCGTGCGGAGAGTTCCAGCGCGCCGCGGGGGCGTTCCGCGCGGTGGGGGAGATGATGGAAGAGGAAGAGGCGACGACGGTGGATATGAGTTCTCAGGCCTCGGCGATGCTGGAGCGCCTCATGCTCGCGCAGGCGCAGGAGTGCTGTTTTGAGCGCGCTCTCGCCGCGGGGAGATCACCGCCGGTGTGCTCCAAAGTGGCTAGGCAG GCTGCCCTGTACTATGAAGAAGCTTATGCTGCACTAGTGGCTCCTCCGCTGCAGAACCACTTTGAAAGATCATGGGTATCCCATGTCCAATTGAAGGCTGCTCTGTTCAATGCAGAAGCTTGCTATAGGTACAGTATTGAACTCCATGGGAAGACAGAAATTGGTGAGGAGATATCTCGATTGCAGGTCGGAATTAAGGCACTTGTCGATGCAAAGCGAACTGCAAGAGGAGCTCCTGGACCCCTGTATGACTATGCTTTCAGACTAGAACAAGATATGAACAAGAGCATGGAGACAGCGAAAGAGGAGAATTATCGTGTATATCTTTTTCGCATTCCGGCTGCCGAATCATTGGCCTCTCTACCAGCAGCTTCACTCGTCCGTTCTGCATCCTTGAGTGAGATCTTGGATCCGAAGACAGAAAGTAGCACTCAATCTCCATAA
- the LOC8066198 gene encoding ferredoxin-thioredoxin reductase, variable chain encodes MATATASVAPPSTSTSSVLLHRRLPSPAPASSAFARLPGPPPAPRRARLLLQVALTNAVTSESDDVAAEEAAAAPKIGRRVRVTAPLRVYHVIKAPDLDIQGMEGVVKQYVCVWKGKRVTANLPFKVEFQLAVDGQPKPVRFFTHLREDEFEFVDEE; translated from the coding sequence ATGGCGACCGCCACCGCGTCCGTGGCGCCGccgtccacctccacctcctcggTGCTCCTGCACCGCCGCCTCCCTTCCCCGGCGCCCGCGTCCTCCGCCTTCGCCCGGCTCCCCGGCCCGCCCCCGGccccgcgccgcgcgcgcctGCTCCTCCAGGTCGCGCTCACCAACGCGGTGACCTCGGAGTCGGACGACGTGGCGGCCGAGGAGGCCGCGGCCGCGCCCAAGATCGGCAGGCGGGTGCGCGTCACGGCGCCGCTCCGCGTCTACCACGTCATCAAGGCGCCCGACCTGGACATCCAGGGCATGGAGGGCGTCGTCAAGCAGTACGTCTGCGTGTGGAAGGGCAAGCGCGTCACGGCCAACCTCCCCTTCAAGGTCGAGTTCCAGCTCGCCGTCGACGGCCAGCCCAAGCCCGTCCGGTTCTTCACCCACCTCCGCGAGGACGAGTTCGAGTTCGTCGATGAGGAGTGA